In Halorientalis sp. LT38, a genomic segment contains:
- a CDS encoding MBL fold metallo-hydrolase produces the protein MSDYPDPDVAVDARSPAWLADRLAAGEPVRLLDVRNRDEFEAWRISGPSVAATLVPYMQWLQAEVQGSVADRAAEVDGEGPITVVCGEGEASAYVAGLLTEAGIEAHNLAEGMTGWARVARTVDIPCDAATVVQFQRPASGCLSYLVVSGDEAAVIDPLRAFTERYVDAATERGAEITTVVDTHVHADHVSGLRDLAAETDARAFMPRLSVQRGVDYDVATIIDGEEIAVGDASLRAVHLPGHTTGMTAFAVGDVLLTGDSLFVESVARPDLQRGEGGAEALATQLHESLTARLADFDEDTLVAPGHYSEAATPDDDGSYVARLGELRDRLPVFEMDRAEFTARILRDMPPQPDNYERIVAANLGLEDLDDEAAFEVELGPNNCAAGPSLGE, from the coding sequence ATGAGCGACTATCCCGATCCGGATGTGGCCGTCGACGCCCGGTCGCCGGCGTGGCTGGCCGACCGGCTCGCCGCCGGTGAGCCCGTCAGGCTACTCGACGTGCGCAACCGCGACGAGTTCGAGGCGTGGCGGATCTCCGGCCCCTCGGTCGCGGCCACCCTCGTCCCGTACATGCAGTGGCTCCAGGCGGAGGTGCAGGGTTCGGTCGCGGACCGCGCCGCAGAAGTCGACGGCGAGGGCCCCATCACCGTCGTCTGCGGGGAGGGCGAGGCCAGCGCCTACGTCGCGGGGCTGCTCACCGAGGCCGGCATCGAGGCCCACAACCTCGCGGAGGGGATGACCGGCTGGGCGCGGGTCGCCCGGACGGTCGACATTCCCTGCGACGCCGCCACCGTCGTCCAGTTCCAGCGTCCCGCCAGCGGCTGTCTCTCCTACCTCGTCGTCTCCGGCGACGAGGCCGCCGTGATCGATCCCCTCAGAGCGTTCACCGAACGCTACGTCGACGCTGCCACGGAGCGCGGCGCCGAGATCACGACCGTCGTCGACACGCACGTCCACGCCGACCACGTCAGCGGCCTCCGAGACCTCGCCGCCGAGACCGACGCCCGTGCGTTCATGCCCCGACTGAGCGTCCAGCGCGGCGTCGACTACGACGTGGCGACGATCATCGACGGCGAGGAGATCGCAGTCGGCGACGCTTCGCTCCGGGCAGTCCACCTCCCCGGCCACACGACCGGGATGACCGCCTTTGCGGTGGGGGACGTGCTCCTGACCGGCGACAGCCTGTTCGTCGAATCGGTTGCGCGCCCGGACCTCCAGCGCGGCGAGGGCGGCGCGGAGGCGCTCGCGACCCAGCTTCACGAGTCGCTGACCGCGCGGCTGGCCGACTTCGACGAGGATACGCTCGTGGCGCCCGGCCACTACAGCGAGGCCGCCACGCCCGACGACGACGGCAGCTACGTCGCGCGACTCGGCGAGTTACGCGACCGGCTGCCAGTCTTCGAGATGGACAGGGCGGAATTTACCGCCCGCATCCTCCGGGACATGCCGCCGCAACCGGACAACTACGAGCGCATCG
- a CDS encoding acyl-CoA thioesterase gives MDLPVVWENRVRFEETDLQGVVFYGNYVTFQDETFSAFLRAVGYSYKDVESAGWDVHVVNVDMDYRGQAGFADELVHGYRIERIGESSMTGEYVARRAEDDELLAEGSVTHVAVDGETGEPRRIPDDFREAIAQFQDRPPEQPGD, from the coding sequence ATGGACCTACCCGTCGTCTGGGAGAACCGCGTGCGCTTCGAGGAGACGGACCTGCAGGGCGTCGTCTTCTACGGCAACTACGTCACGTTCCAGGACGAGACCTTCTCCGCCTTCCTCCGTGCGGTCGGCTACAGCTACAAGGACGTCGAATCGGCCGGCTGGGACGTCCACGTCGTCAACGTCGACATGGACTACCGCGGCCAGGCCGGCTTCGCCGACGAACTGGTCCACGGCTACCGGATCGAGCGCATCGGCGAGTCGAGCATGACCGGCGAGTACGTCGCCCGCCGGGCCGAGGACGACGAACTGCTCGCCGAGGGCTCGGTCACCCACGTCGCCGTCGACGGCGAGACCGGCGAGCCCCGCCGCATCCCCGACGACTTCCGCGAGGCCATCGCCCAGTTCCAGGACCGACCGCCCGAACAGCCCGGCGACTGA
- a CDS encoding rubrerythrin family protein, with protein sequence MDGQAFLERVREDERTALERLGSDKALLAATGADLDADTVLGVLAATERYHRETFERWAEAAADEAAADAFRAAAETAGTHVERLQAGRSEDAAETADDLETGVGGQDDDVARAAAGLVGASLVLDRTLLQAVNFFVNEADERRANLIREVRTATEDRLETGLDLLDELCEGDADWERAMDTATDAVAAAYDDYAERLEEMGIDPKPVC encoded by the coding sequence ATGGACGGACAGGCGTTTCTCGAACGCGTCCGCGAGGACGAGCGCACGGCGCTCGAACGACTCGGCTCTGACAAGGCGCTGCTGGCCGCGACGGGGGCCGACCTCGACGCCGACACCGTGCTGGGCGTGCTGGCCGCGACCGAACGATACCACCGGGAGACGTTCGAGCGGTGGGCCGAGGCGGCAGCGGACGAGGCGGCGGCGGACGCGTTCCGGGCGGCCGCAGAGACCGCCGGCACGCACGTCGAGCGCCTGCAGGCGGGCCGAAGCGAGGACGCCGCCGAGACTGCCGACGACCTCGAAACCGGAGTCGGCGGGCAGGACGACGACGTGGCGCGGGCGGCGGCCGGCCTCGTCGGGGCCTCGCTGGTGCTCGACCGGACGCTGCTCCAGGCGGTCAACTTCTTCGTCAACGAGGCCGACGAGCGCCGGGCGAATCTGATCCGTGAGGTCCGGACCGCGACGGAGGACCGACTGGAGACTGGACTCGACCTGCTGGACGAACTTTGCGAGGGCGACGCGGACTGGGAGCGAGCGATGGATACGGCGACGGACGCCGTGGCCGCCGCCTACGACGACTACGCCGAGCGGCTGGAAGAGATGGGGATCGACCCGAAACCGGTCTGCTGA
- a CDS encoding DUF6663 family protein translates to MTATESGTYRVYGIDDGEGRLRLVERGTEEPTVVRADGYDEPLAGAIADLRPGHLVDATLDWGTEPPTLTDLTVRTETLLFAADGTPDIFERAQDTFEQARIEEMPIYPTTTHDTDGEPNGVLYTVAKQAGERDLFAEFCDGRKTIEPMLGKLQEGGADPPYEVFCLRPATEPFFVIYIALDAGGLLAETLHDEYDPAPP, encoded by the coding sequence ATGACGGCGACCGAGTCCGGGACCTATCGCGTCTACGGGATCGACGACGGCGAGGGGCGACTGCGCCTCGTCGAGCGGGGCACCGAGGAGCCGACCGTCGTTCGCGCCGACGGGTACGACGAACCGCTCGCCGGCGCGATCGCGGACCTCCGCCCCGGCCACCTCGTCGACGCGACGCTCGACTGGGGGACGGAACCGCCGACGCTCACGGACCTGACCGTCCGGACGGAGACGCTGCTGTTCGCGGCCGACGGGACACCGGACATCTTCGAGCGGGCCCAGGACACCTTCGAGCAGGCCCGGATAGAGGAGATGCCGATCTACCCGACGACGACCCACGACACGGACGGCGAGCCCAACGGCGTCCTCTACACCGTCGCGAAGCAGGCCGGCGAGCGAGACCTGTTCGCCGAGTTCTGCGACGGCCGCAAGACCATCGAGCCGATGCTCGGGAAGCTCCAGGAGGGCGGCGCCGACCCGCCCTACGAGGTGTTCTGTCTCCGGCCGGCGACCGAGCCGTTCTTCGTGATCTACATCGCGCTGGACGCCGGCGGCCTGCTCGCCGAGACGCTCCACGACGAGTACGACCCGGCGCCGCCCTGA